In Stanieria sp. NIES-3757, the DNA window CAATCATATTACTAACGTCACCTTTCACCCTGAAGCAGTCGAAACTTATTTACCAAAACTAGAATTTACTCCTGATATTATTCTTCTCGATCCTCCTCGAAAAGGATGCGAACCTCAAGTTATTGAAACTTTAATTAATCTTTCTCCTTCTCCTAGGATTATTTATGTTAGTTGTAAACCTGCAACTTTAGCTCGAGATCTTAACCTTCTTTGTCAATCTGGGAAGTATCAACTTAATTTTGTTCAACCTATTGACTTTTTCCCTCAAACTACTCACATTGAATCCTATGCTTATCTCAGTCCGACTAGCTAATTTGGCAATTTTGATGCTCTTTGACGAAATCCTAGTATAATAGAGAAGGCAAGTTTTTATGATACTCAAAGAGGCAAACTATGCTATTAGTCGGTGAAATATTCAACAATAATACCGAGTTAAAAAAAAATAAAACTTGTCTAGATTAACGGTTTTTAGGGCAACTTTTAAGGCAATCAAAAGAATATTTAATGTAATATTGCCAAAACTAATTATTAAACTACCTACTTCAAGATTTAACTATTTGGTGTCAGAGTATTAATTATATATCTCTTAAATAATCAACCAAATGCTTAACTAAGTTATTTAAATTACACAATGACTGCTGATTTTTGTTCTATCTCGCTCGATTTAAGCATAATCGAATTTGCGAGAATTAAACCAGAGGTATAATCAGTGATTGCTATTCCTATTCCTTGGAATCGAAACAAATGGACGACCATGAGTTTTGCTTCTACTCTTTATCTCCATCCTATTCTTGAGTTACTTTTAGCCAATATTCCTGTCGAATGGCGAGCGGAAGTACGGCTAGGTTTACAAGAAGCTTTAGTAAATGCAGCTAAACACGGGAATAAACTCGATCCCAACAAGACTATTATTGTTCAGTTTTTAATTACGGATAGAGAATACTCTTGGATAATTACCGACGAAGGTACTGGTTTTGTTCCTGAATGTAGCTGTCATCATAGTATACAAGAACATATTCCTCCAGAAGAGGCAGAAAATGGTCGTGGTTTATGTATTTTGCATGAAGTCTTTGATCGCGTTCATTGGAATAGAGAAGGAACCCAATTAACTGTGTCTAAATCCGTCAAAAAAAATCAGCGCAAACAACCTTTGGTTAATTAACCATCAACTAAATTAATTTTTACTGCAATCCTATGGTACAACCCCAGAGGAAAAAAAACCTTAGAGAAAGTTTAAATTTATCTAAGCTAGCACTTGCTTATCCTTGGCTAACGTTGGGCTTTTGGTTAATTATTACAGTTGCTGGACTCTTTGCTTATAGTTCCCTTAAATACTCTCTTTTCCCCGATATTACTTTTCCCGTAGTTATTGTTAAAGCCGAAACTTCTCTACAAACAGTTTTAGCTACAGAAGAAAAACTTACAACTATCTTAGAGCAACCTTTACAATCTTTGACTGGATTAGATCAGTTAAATTCTGTTACCTATCCTGGACAAAGTATCGTGACTAATCTATTTTTCCCAGGACAAAATTTAGCATCGGTGCAACAAGAGGTAGAAAAGAAGTTGGCAGGAGTTTCCTTGCCTCCCAATACTGAGGTGGAGGTTATTCCCTTTAACTTAAATGAATCTACTGTAATTAGTTATGGAATTACTAGTAAGAGTAAAAGTTTAACTGAGTTAATTCCAATTGTTCAACAACAAATTATCCCGACAATCGAATCAATTTCAGGCGTTTTAAGAGTTGATTTGTTAGGAGATGCTAGCAATCAAGAATTGAATCAATCTTCAGAAACTTCCCTACCTAGTCCTAGTTTTCCTTCTTTAGTCCGTTTAAATGGTGTCAATGCTTTAGCCATTGCCGTAGTAAAACGTAGTGATGCGAATACTCTTGAAGTAGTCAAACAAGTACAAGCTGCTATTGGTAAAATGCAACCTGACTTAACAGACATTCAACTAACTTTAGCAGCAACTCAAGCAGACTATATTCGTGAAGCAACACAAGCTACTATTGAAGCTTTATGGGGTGCAATTGTACTGGCAGTGATAGTAATTTTGGGTTGTTTACGTAACTGGGCAGCTACCTTAATTACTGCTTTAGCGATCCCTATTTCTTTATTAGGGACATTTATTGTTATGGCGATCGCAGGATTTAATTTGGAAACGATTACCCTGTTGGCTTTAGCTTTAACAATTGGGATTGTAGTTGATGATGCCATTGTCGATGTAGAAAATATTGTCCGCTATCTGGAAGCTGGATATCAACCAAGACAAGCAGTAACTTTAGCAACTCAAGAAATTGGTTTTACTGTTTCCGTGACAACTTTAACCATCGTGGCAGTATTTCTGCCCGTTGCTTTTATGGGCGGTACTGTAGGGCAGTTTTTCAAACCCTTTGGTTTAACGGTAGCTGCTGCGGTAATGACTTCTTTGTTAGTGGCACGAACTTTATCACCTGTACTCGCTCTTTATTGGTTAAGAAGCAAAGTCCGTCAAGAAAATAATCACCATAGTTTTGAGTCAAGCTTAATGAATTTCTATCGTCGATTACTGCAATGGTCGCTTCAACATCGAAAAACGGTAATTGCGATCGCTCTTATTACTATGGTAGCAGGATTAGGATTAATTCCTTTAGTTCCTAAGGGTTTTATTCCTCAATTAGACCGAGGCGAATTTAATATTATTTATAATACTGCTTTACCGAAATTAGACCGAGTACCCCAAAAACAGGAAAGCGAAGGAAATTTAAGTAATCAATCAGAAACTAGTCAAAATTTTGCATGGTTGCAACAATTAGCTCAATCTCCTGCCAGAATTTTACTTAATAAAACCCTCCGAGTCGGCAAAGAAATCGAACAAGTTACCCTAGCTGCTCCCGAAGTCCAATCCGTATTCACTGTAGCGGGATTACAAGGAAAACCAAATCAAGGCAAGCTTTACGTCAAACTCGATCCCAACCGCACTTTAACTACTGCTGAAATACAAGCTCAATTGCGGACTCAATTACCTACTATTCCTGGAGTCCAAATTAGTGTTGAAGATATTCCTTTTGTGGATATCGAAAGTAAACAAAATCTGCAAATTGCTTTAGCAGGAGATGATCTTAAAGCTCTAACCCAAACTGCTAAACAACTGCAAAAAAAAGTTGCAACTTTACCAGGTTTTGCAGACATCACTCTGAGTAACGAATCAGAGGATATTAACAGTTTAGCCAAAATCGAACGTCGTAACGGTCAACGAGTAGTTTTCTTTAATGCCAATCTTAGCAAAGGAAAAACAATTGGTGATGCAACCGAACAGATTAAAGCGATCGCTCTTCCGTTATTACCTCAAGGTGTAAGCCTAAAGTTATCAGGTGATGCTGCTCTTAGTAGTGATGTCTTAGGTAGTTTTGCTGAAACTCTCACCTTAGCGATCGCTTGTATGCTTCTCCTCTTAATCTTACTGTTTGGGAGATTATTAGAACCAATTGTTGTTGCTTTATGTCTTCCTCTGGCTCTAATTGGTGCAATGCTGGCTCTTTTAATGACTCAAAACGATTTTGGCATGATTGCGGTGATTGGCACAATCTTTTTAGTCGGTTTACTAGATAAAAATGCTATTCTTTTGATGGATTATGTTAATCAGTTACGTCAAGCTGGTTTAACTCGCACCGAGGCGATCCTCAAAACAGGAATAGTACGCCTTCGACCGATTATGATGACTACTGGTTCAACTGTTTTAGGAATGTTACCCATCGCTTTAGGTTGGGGTGCAGGAGCAGAATTACGTCAACCAATGGCAGTAACAATTATTGGTGGTTTAATTACCTCTACCTTATTAAGCCTGATTGTTGTACCTGTAGTTTATACCCTACTCGAAGATTTCTGGACTCAAAAAGTCCGTCAAAAGCGGTCTGAGCAAAACTAATTTGACTTCTGTTGCCTAAATTTGATCAATTTAAATGATTATTATTGTAGAATAGGTAAGCGAACTTTTCGGCGGCATAGCCAAGTGGTAAGGCCGAGGACTGCAAATCCTTTATCCCCCAGTTCGAATCTGGGTGCCGCCTTAATGCTTAAAGTATATTAAAGAATTATAGTTGTTTCAATTAAGAATGAAACAATCTGAATAGCCTAAATCCAAGCGGTGATTAGATCATTCTGTCTCAAACTTATTTGGAATGACTATATTTGTCAGATTTAAAGAATTATTGTCACAAATATAATTTTAGTGCTGCTCGAGCAACGATGTTAAAGATCGATTCTACTTACGGTTCAGATCAAAACGGTCTGGTTTGGGGTTATCGGTTTATGCCCTGCCAACCCGGAGAGTCAATCACTGCGGAGGCTGCAACCGAGTTTCTGACGTTGCCCGATTCTGCCGACTCGAAAGGATTTGTTTGGTTGCATTTTTCCCTTTCCAATTCTGCTTCGGAACTCTGGCTACAACGAAACCTAAACTTGCCAGAACCTTTTTACGATACTTTACATGATGAAGTAGGTTCCACTCGTCTAGAGCAGGATGCGGACTCGCTGATAGCGGTCATTTATGATGTGCTATTTGATTTTGCCTTTGATGCTTCAGCAGCAGCGACGGCTAGTCTGTTTATTCAGCCTCGCCTGCTAGTAAGTGTTCGCCTTCGACCATTGCGTTCGATTGATCGCCTTCGGGCAGCAGTTCGGACTGGGCGAGTCTTTCGCTCGACGATTGAACTCCTGGCGCATTTATTACACGAGCAAGCTGATGTGTTAGTTGATATTTTGCGACAGTCTACTTTGCGAGTAGATAGAATCGAAGACAAACTGATGGCAAATCGCATTACGATCAGCCGAATTGAATTGGGTTCTCTGCGGAGAGTTTTAATTAGACTTCAAAGGCTTTTAGCTCCAGAACCTGCTGCTTTATTTCGTCTACTCAATCGTCCTCCTGAGTGGATTTCAGAAGCAGATCTTCAGGATTTACAGCAGGCAGCAGAAGAGTTTTCCGCAGCAGTTGGGGACGCAGCAGCACTAATCGAGCGAGTCAAACTCCTTCAAGAAGAACTGACTGCCCAAGTTAATGAACAAACTAATCGCACCTTATTTGTGTTGACGGTAGTGACAGTATTGGCGTTACCAATTAACTTAGTTGCAGGTTTGTTTGGTATGAATGTAGGTGGAATTCCCCTGACTGATAATCATTATGGTTTTTTTGCGATCGTGGGAATTTTGTCGATCTTAACGCTGCTTTCGGCATATTTAGCTTTTGGCAAACAGCGTAATTAAATACTAAAAATTAAAAAGTCTCGATTTAGATAAAAGTCATTCGGTTCAAGCATAAATTTAAACTAAATTTTTGAGCCATTTATCATTTCATTCAAAATAAGTATTGAGCGCGCTATCAGTCTAAGCTCAACAAAAAACTTAAAATAGATTCAATGGTAACTCATACTCGTTAAAACCATGATTCAAGTTAAGCCTCGGTTTCAAAGCTTTGAAGAATACTTAGCCTATGATGATGGCTCGGATAAGCTGTACGAACTATTTAATGGAGAATTAATCGAAGTGCCTCCAGAATCGGGAATAAATGTGCAAATTGCTAATCGTCTTTTTCTTATTTTTGCTCTGTTACTTGGTACGGATCGCTTAAGAGGACACGGGCTAGAGTTAGAAGTAAATGGCGAACCGAGAAATCGCTATCCTGATTTGACAATCTTACGGGAAGAACATATCGAACAGTTGGCAAAACGTAATACGATTCGTCTTACTATGTCTCCCCCGTTGTTGGTTGTTGAAGTGGTTAGTCCTGGAGAGTTACAGCGCGACCGAGATTATGTTGCCAAGAGAATACAATACCAAGATTGCGGTATTCCTGAATATTGGATTATCGATCCCAATCTGCAAACAGTATTGATATTAGAATTATCTGAAGGAAATTATCAAGAAGTAGGTAGCTTTTCAGGAAAATCACAACTACCTTCACCACAGTTTTCTACACTCAATCTCACAGCAGCGCAAATTTTTGGAGAATAACAGTAATTTCTGTTCCTCGATCGCATTACTAATTATTTACTCAAATAGTTCTAAAAATTTTCTAGCAGTAATTATTTTGGTTTTTATTAAGTACGTAGGCAGAATAATTTATAAAGTCCAAGCGAACACATTTACTTATCTCCTATGCCAAACGTTTTATAGCAGCTGAATTATAGGTTAGGACAAAGTATTTAACCTAGAGGCGAACGATGGTTCGTTCCTACAAGACTTGTGAGTCCTGATCTTTCCTTCAACTGCTATAAATCGGTGTAATTTAACAGTTTTACCCCTAATTTTGCCAGTTGGAGGCATAGTTCTTGCTCGAAGTTTTGGTTATGATGAATTGAATTCTTCTTCACTACAAATAGTTAATTCTTTTGGTTGACATTGTTTAAGCTTAATCGCAAAGAAGATAAATTTAAATAGTTCGATTCATCTATCGGTTCTATAATTTCAGTTTTTTTTTCTGCGTGGTTGATAATATTAGTAACTTTGCCGTTCGACTCTGCTAGATTGCGATCATAGATAATAGTAACCGAGCTATTATTTTGATTGATACGTATATTTTTAATGATAGGATTTTGTTTTAATAACTGGTTTAATGCTTGAGCATAGTTAGAATCTTTACCAATTTTGTCAATACGCAAGCGAACTCTGCCTGGAATTTGATGGACAATCTGGTAGTCAGTTTCTGTGGCTGCTAATAAAGTAGAAATATCTTCTCTTGGCATAGTAATTAGATGATTTTGTAAGTCTGAAGCTGATTTTTCCTTTTCTGGGGTTAGTGGCTCAATAACTTGACGAATAATGCCTGTAGTCAGAATATAAGTAGCGATAGATTTCCAACCTGTGACTCCTAACCTTCTCGTCAAGATTAGTCCTGAAATCGGAGGCAAGAGAGATAATAATTGATTAATGTTGACAGTATTATTTTGAGAACCTTCGGTTACGCTTTCCTTTAGCCCTTCGCTTTGAGATAAACCGAAGGGTTGTAATAAATCGATTAGTTTTTCCTGAGTAAGAATTTCGGAGTTAAAGTTAACTACTAAATTACCTGTCTTTTCTTTAATTTGGACGCTGGCAACTCCTAGCTGTTGACGGAGATGATGAGCTACCCTGAATAAAATTTCACAGTCGTCTCGCTCGACAAGCTGACATCGCATCCGTCCTTTAACTAGATGAACTACTTTGAGCCGATTTGGTGGCGGAGACTCTGTATTATTTGCCATCGTTTTTAGTCGATAATTGAATCCTGATGGAATTTAGCTGTAAATTAATTGGTTGCTTCTTCAACTTCTGAAGCTTTCGCTTCTGCTAGTTCAGCTTTAGCTTCTGCAACCATGTCTTCAAAGGTTTCTCCTACTTCTGCAATTACACCTTTACCTTTTTCGTAGAGGACAATTCCACCTTTAATAGTTGCTTTAGCTATGGGTTTACCAACTCCAGCAGCTACAGGGATTAACACTGGTAGTAAAACAATTGCTGCAATTCCAGAAACACCAAGGTCTTCTACTACATCTTCAAGGTTAGGCATAAAATGTTTGAGTGCCATTTTTTCACCCCCCTTTAACCTTGCGGTTAAGTTTTGATCCATTTTTAATTTATCTTTTTTAAGATTAGTTTTGAAAAAAAATCAGAAAAAGTATTTAAGAAATAATCTTTTGTATCAAAAGTTAATTTATACAAATGAAGATTCAATATTAATTAAGCTCCAAGTTTTTCTTGAATAAAAAAATTAAAATCAAGTTAAATTATATTTAAGAAAAAGTTAAGAAGATTTTTGGAAAATGCTTTGTGGATTATTTGAGATTGAAGAGTAAGCCTTAATTATCAATAATTCTGGATGATTTTAACTGATGATTAGCAACAATCATCAATTTTTTTGTTATCTTTGAGGTGATTAATTGTAGAATAAAGGTAAAAAAACTGCTATAGTAATTACACTTAATTTGTGAAGAAAATGTGTTTGAGCTAGTAGGTAAAATTTATAAATTTTATTTATCTAAAGTTCAGCTATTATTTTCGATTACTATATTATTTGGGTTAAAGATTATGAACAAGATATCTGACTCAAGAAACCAAAAGAAAGTCGTTGCTGCTCCTCCTCCGACTAATTCAGAAATTATTCCTTCAATTTATAGTATTGAAATTAATCTTGATGAAGAGGTAGAGTGGCAGTGGTTGAAGTTACCTGATGGCAACCGAGTTGTGATTGATTACAAAATTATTTGTCGAGAAAAGTTACAATCCTAAAACTAACTGAGCTACATAGAGATAAATCAACACACCAAAAACATCGGCTATAGTCGTAATAAAAGGGGTAGACATCAAAGCAGGGTCTAAACCCATAACAGAAAACAAAAAAGGTAGCATAGCACCTGTTGTACTAGATAGTACAGAAATCAACAACATACTAATTCCTACTACCATCGCAATTAGGAAATTTCCTTGGAGTAAATAAGCCCAAACAATTGTACCCAAGCCTAAAGCTACTCCTAATAAAACTCCAACAATGGCTTCTCGTTTAACAATCCTCCAAAAACTGCGATAATTAAGGTCTTGTATATTTAAGCCTCTAATTACAACGGTAGAAGATTGGCTTCCTACGTCACCGCCTGTATCGATTAATAAAGGAATAAAGGCAACTAGGACAATTACCTGCTTGAGAAGTTGTTCCTGTGCTTGAATAATTGCACTTGCCAAGGTAGTAATAAGAAAAACTACTGTTAACCAAAGAGCGCGACGACGAACAATATTGTAGAGTTTGGTTTGAAAATAATTATTTTCTCCTGATTGAATACCACTAATAGTGTGAATATCTTTAGTAGTTTCTGCTTCCAGGATATCGATCGCATCATCAACAGTTACAATTCCGACGAGGCGATTTTCGCCATCAACTACAGGCAAAGCTATAAAATCATAGCGTTGGATTAAATCTGCTACTTTTTTTTGGTGGGTGTTAGTATGCACTGAGATAATATGAGGATTCATAATTTCCCCAATCGTTTGTTCTTCGTTGGCAGCTACCAAACTTCTTAAAGAA includes these proteins:
- a CDS encoding putative anti-sigma regulatory factor, serine/threonine protein kinase, with the protein product MIAIPIPWNRNKWTTMSFASTLYLHPILELLLANIPVEWRAEVRLGLQEALVNAAKHGNKLDPNKTIIVQFLITDREYSWIITDEGTGFVPECSCHHSIQEHIPPEEAENGRGLCILHEVFDRVHWNREGTQLTVSKSVKKNQRKQPLVN
- a CDS encoding acriflavin resistance protein; this translates as MVQPQRKKNLRESLNLSKLALAYPWLTLGFWLIITVAGLFAYSSLKYSLFPDITFPVVIVKAETSLQTVLATEEKLTTILEQPLQSLTGLDQLNSVTYPGQSIVTNLFFPGQNLASVQQEVEKKLAGVSLPPNTEVEVIPFNLNESTVISYGITSKSKSLTELIPIVQQQIIPTIESISGVLRVDLLGDASNQELNQSSETSLPSPSFPSLVRLNGVNALAIAVVKRSDANTLEVVKQVQAAIGKMQPDLTDIQLTLAATQADYIREATQATIEALWGAIVLAVIVILGCLRNWAATLITALAIPISLLGTFIVMAIAGFNLETITLLALALTIGIVVDDAIVDVENIVRYLEAGYQPRQAVTLATQEIGFTVSVTTLTIVAVFLPVAFMGGTVGQFFKPFGLTVAAAVMTSLLVARTLSPVLALYWLRSKVRQENNHHSFESSLMNFYRRLLQWSLQHRKTVIAIALITMVAGLGLIPLVPKGFIPQLDRGEFNIIYNTALPKLDRVPQKQESEGNLSNQSETSQNFAWLQQLAQSPARILLNKTLRVGKEIEQVTLAAPEVQSVFTVAGLQGKPNQGKLYVKLDPNRTLTTAEIQAQLRTQLPTIPGVQISVEDIPFVDIESKQNLQIALAGDDLKALTQTAKQLQKKVATLPGFADITLSNESEDINSLAKIERRNGQRVVFFNANLSKGKTIGDATEQIKAIALPLLPQGVSLKLSGDAALSSDVLGSFAETLTLAIACMLLLLILLFGRLLEPIVVALCLPLALIGAMLALLMTQNDFGMIAVIGTIFLVGLLDKNAILLMDYVNQLRQAGLTRTEAILKTGIVRLRPIMMTTGSTVLGMLPIALGWGAGAELRQPMAVTIIGGLITSTLLSLIVVPVVYTLLEDFWTQKVRQKRSEQN
- a CDS encoding CorA Metal Ion (Mg2+/Co2+) transporter — translated: MLKIDSTYGSDQNGLVWGYRFMPCQPGESITAEAATEFLTLPDSADSKGFVWLHFSLSNSASELWLQRNLNLPEPFYDTLHDEVGSTRLEQDADSLIAVIYDVLFDFAFDASAAATASLFIQPRLLVSVRLRPLRSIDRLRAAVRTGRVFRSTIELLAHLLHEQADVLVDILRQSTLRVDRIEDKLMANRITISRIELGSLRRVLIRLQRLLAPEPAALFRLLNRPPEWISEADLQDLQQAAEEFSAAVGDAAALIERVKLLQEELTAQVNEQTNRTLFVLTVVTVLALPINLVAGLFGMNVGGIPLTDNHYGFFAIVGILSILTLLSAYLAFGKQRN
- a CDS encoding hypothetical protein (Protein of unknown function DUF820), whose protein sequence is MIQVKPRFQSFEEYLAYDDGSDKLYELFNGELIEVPPESGINVQIANRLFLIFALLLGTDRLRGHGLELEVNGEPRNRYPDLTILREEHIEQLAKRNTIRLTMSPPLLVVEVVSPGELQRDRDYVAKRIQYQDCGIPEYWIIDPNLQTVLILELSEGNYQEVGSFSGKSQLPSPQFSTLNLTAAQIFGE
- a CDS encoding Mg2+ transport protein; this encodes MTEAHSDFTTNQLNPHQELRQLVCSQLKILLEQKNWEGAKAILVPVQPVDIAEAIEELPEPMQAIAFRLLAKDEAITVYEYLDVSVQQVLLEDFTREDVLEIIDKMSPDDRAKLFDELPAKVVRNLLIHLSHQQREATAMLLGYQPDTAGRIMTPEYISLKQDWTVAATFELIRRVAPDKETIYSLYVTDQVHHLTGHLSLRSLVAANEEQTIGEIMNPHIISVHTNTHQKKVADLIQRYDFIALPVVDGENRLVGIVTVDDAIDILEAETTKDIHTISGIQSGENNYFQTKLYNIVRRRALWLTVVFLITTLASAIIQAQEQLLKQVIVLVAFIPLLIDTGGDVGSQSSTVVIRGLNIQDLNYRSFWRIVKREAIVGVLLGVALGLGTIVWAYLLQGNFLIAMVVGISMLLISVLSSTTGAMLPFLFSVMGLDPALMSTPFITTIADVFGVLIYLYVAQLVLGL